The following are from one region of the Anomaloglossus baeobatrachus isolate aAnoBae1 chromosome 1, aAnoBae1.hap1, whole genome shotgun sequence genome:
- the LOC142256525 gene encoding uncharacterized protein LOC142256525 isoform X2: MDFKARESAWQTQLNQVFDTEGEVDNSADSRSHRELCSQIKVLFNRRMRLWWNKAFMQRYVDRGLIPRGLRVQVFPSFNVTDETFKRDWEEAATACSRSFMGLLINNNEASLRAIDEEISVLQDRTTKELTPAELSNFHETMNKEFVKWEKELVSNKTKKYQRDVTDYKNQQVYRWKGTTRRRRNFVGLPHSVSASSISSVEDESSTSQASSRPVTRGFSGKNRPEKTSPALGKSTLGAIPKKGNSNQLEVINLSQVQLTTDQIEVLKLGLTFVPDCNFDLFTVAKDLNLFLRKVVLHKIHARGPSLNPCTVEREEEAVRTLEELEGQASVFYFVPLVHIFLCH, translated from the exons ATGGACTTTAAAGCCCGTGAATCCGCGTGGCAAACTCAATTAAACCAGGTTTTTGACACAGAGGGCGAAGTGGACAATTCAGCGGATTCAAGAAGTCACAGGGAACTTTGCAGCCAAATCAAAGTATTGTTCAACCGCAGaatgagactctggtggaacaaggcattTATGCAGCGCTATGTTGATCGGGGGTTAATACCCAGAGGTCTTAGGGTACAGGTCTTTCCCTCATTTAATGTCACGGATGAGACGTTCAAAAGGGACTGGGAGGAAGCAGCTACTGCTTGCTCCAGGTCCTTTATGGGGCTTCTTATTAACAATAATGAGGCCTCTCTCCGTGCCATTGATGAAGAGATTTCTGTTCTACAAGACCGTACCACGAAGGAACTCACCCCCGCTGAGCTATCTAATTTCCACGAGACAATGAATAAGGAATTTGTCAAGTGGGAAAAGGAGTTGGtctctaataaaacaaaaaaatatcaacgTGATGTTACTGATTATAAGAATCAGCAGGTGTATCGGTGGAAAGGGACAACACGTCGGAGGAGAAATTTTGTCGGACTCCCTCATTCCGTGtcagcctcctccatctcctcagtGGAGGATGAAAGTTCTACATCTCAGGCCTCATCTAGACCTGTAACGAGAGGTTTTTCGGGTAAAAATAGACCCGAGAAAACATCACCAGCCCTTGGAAAATCCACCTTGGGAGCAATTCCAAAGAAGGGCAATTCCAACCAACTGGAGGTGATTAACCTATCTCAGGTCCAATTGACTActgaccagattgaggtcctaaaACTAGGTTTAACCTTTGTACCTGATTGTAATTTTGATCTTTTTACAGTCGCTAAGGACCTGAATCTGTTCCTCAGAAAGGTGGTCCTCCATAAAATACATGCTAGAGGACCGAGCCTGAACCCTTGCACCGtcgagagggaggaggaggctgtGCGGACACTTGAGGAATTGGAGggacaggcatctg ttttttactttgtacccttggtgcatatctttctgtgtcattaa
- the LOC142256525 gene encoding uncharacterized protein LOC142256525 isoform X1, whose amino-acid sequence MDFKARESAWQTQLNQVFDTEGEVDNSADSRSHRELCSQIKVLFNRRMRLWWNKAFMQRYVDRGLIPRGLRVQVFPSFNVTDETFKRDWEEAATACSRSFMGLLINNNEASLRAIDEEISVLQDRTTKELTPAELSNFHETMNKEFVKWEKELVSNKTKKYQRDVTDYKNQQVYRWKGTTRRRRNFVGLPHSVSASSISSVEDESSTSQASSRPVTRGFSGKNRPEKTSPALGKSTLGAIPKKGNSNQLEVINLSQVQLTTDQIEVLKLGLTFVPDCNFDLFTVAKDLNLFLRKVVLHKIHARGPSLNPCTVEREEEAVRTLEELEGQASGELDNIFPTRLYPRSTTFPPFSLCPQVQVFHDLVMGDLRSLSKRTNNNNLAVKHQRALEELRKLEGVIIKPADKGGNVVVWPSAMYEREVYKQLRNTDFYQMLPSNPTNGFLTQLTLILENALASGTITKKMYDGLLPDMPVTPTFYLLPKIHKNPRVPPGRPIVSGIGGLCDAVCKFIDFYLQPLVETLPSHVRDTSDVLRRINGLTVERGILLATLDVETLYTNICHEHGLQAVEYFLGMSNWAPPLQHLILELLEFVLTHNAFTFGERFFLQRRGTAMGAACAPSYANLFLGYWEREVFGDGVPASSHVQCWLRFIDDIFVIWGGTALELEGFVRHLNSNSYNIYLTYQADPSRVDFLDIGISINDQGLLTTDIYRKPSSVNALLHASSGHPQSTINAIPTGQFIRLKRICSETDTFEGRASEMRDRFRERGYSARSIKKAYRRAKAASRDQLLLRFNPDKTKPAESKVRFISSFNRQWDHIRGILTKHWSVLQTEPVLKDMLPDRPLMTARRGRSLRDMLVQSHYVAQKKPPFMMGRPICGSYPCGSCIACRHGNILRATSFTSSDGSKTFEIRQYISCSSTGVIYYATCACDLIYVGLTSRELRVRTREHIRDIIAAKQAKSEDVDSLKTIPRHFRLYHGSDPSSFKVRGIDRVHLGLRGGNIHKALARVECRWIFLLDTVVPRGLNERQTFISYL is encoded by the coding sequence ATGGACTTTAAAGCCCGTGAATCCGCGTGGCAAACTCAATTAAACCAGGTTTTTGACACAGAGGGCGAAGTGGACAATTCAGCGGATTCAAGAAGTCACAGGGAACTTTGCAGCCAAATCAAAGTATTGTTCAACCGCAGaatgagactctggtggaacaaggcattTATGCAGCGCTATGTTGATCGGGGGTTAATACCCAGAGGTCTTAGGGTACAGGTCTTTCCCTCATTTAATGTCACGGATGAGACGTTCAAAAGGGACTGGGAGGAAGCAGCTACTGCTTGCTCCAGGTCCTTTATGGGGCTTCTTATTAACAATAATGAGGCCTCTCTCCGTGCCATTGATGAAGAGATTTCTGTTCTACAAGACCGTACCACGAAGGAACTCACCCCCGCTGAGCTATCTAATTTCCACGAGACAATGAATAAGGAATTTGTCAAGTGGGAAAAGGAGTTGGtctctaataaaacaaaaaaatatcaacgTGATGTTACTGATTATAAGAATCAGCAGGTGTATCGGTGGAAAGGGACAACACGTCGGAGGAGAAATTTTGTCGGACTCCCTCATTCCGTGtcagcctcctccatctcctcagtGGAGGATGAAAGTTCTACATCTCAGGCCTCATCTAGACCTGTAACGAGAGGTTTTTCGGGTAAAAATAGACCCGAGAAAACATCACCAGCCCTTGGAAAATCCACCTTGGGAGCAATTCCAAAGAAGGGCAATTCCAACCAACTGGAGGTGATTAACCTATCTCAGGTCCAATTGACTActgaccagattgaggtcctaaaACTAGGTTTAACCTTTGTACCTGATTGTAATTTTGATCTTTTTACAGTCGCTAAGGACCTGAATCTGTTCCTCAGAAAGGTGGTCCTCCATAAAATACATGCTAGAGGACCGAGCCTGAACCCTTGCACCGtcgagagggaggaggaggctgtGCGGACACTTGAGGAATTGGAGggacaggcatctggtgagttggataatatttttcctacacgtttgtatccgcgctccaccacgttccccccgtttTCGCTGTGTCCTCAGGTACAAGTCTTCCATGACTTAGTTATGGGTGACCTGAGATCCCTCTCTAAGAGAACAAATAATAATAACCTTGCTGTTAAACATCAGCGAGCCCTCGAGGAACTGAGGAAACTAGAGGGAGTAATCattaaaccagcggacaaggggggtaacgtggtggttTGGCCTTCTGCCATGTATGAGCGTGAGGTGTACAAACAATTGAGAAATACAGACTTCTACCAGATGCTCCCCTCCAATCCAACTAATGGTTTCCTGACCcagttgactctcatactcgagaatgctcttgcctcGGGTACCATTACTAAGAAgatgtatgatggtctccttccagatatgccagtaacgcccacgttctaccttttgcctaaaatacataaaaaccctcgggttccccctggacgtccgattgtctctggcatcggagggctatgcgatgcagtatgcaaatttattgatttttatctccaacctctggttgagacgctgccctcccatgttagagacacttcggacgtccttaggaggattAATGGCCTGACAGTTGAGCGTGGGATTTTGCTGGCGACTCTGGATGTTGAGACCTTATATACCAACATCTGTCATGAGCATGGCCTGCAGGCAGTTGAGTATTTCCTGGGTATGAGTAACTGGGCACCACCATTACAACACCTGATTCTGGAATTGttggagttcgtactgacgcacaatgccttcaccttcggtgagcggttcttcctccagcggcgcggcactgcgatgggggcggcgtgcgcgccttcgtacgcaaacctcttcctgggttactgggagagggaggttttcggcgacggcgtgccggctagctcccatgtgcagtgctggctccgcttcattgatgacatctttgtcatctggggggggaccgccctggagcttgagggctttgtgcgccacttgaactccaactcctaTAACATCTATCTCACCTATCAGGCTGATCCGTCTAgggttgattttttggatattggtatttccattaatgatcagggtcttctgaccactgacatttatcggaaaccctcctctgtgaatgcCCTGTTACATGCATCTTCTGGCCATCCACAATCTACCATCAATGCGATCCCTACCGGGCAATTTATCCGCcttaaacggatttgctcagagacggatacatttgagggtcgagccagtgagatgcgtgataggttcaGGGAGAGGGGCTACAGTgccagatccattaaaaaggcctatagaCGCGCTAAAGCAGCTTCAAGAGACCAACTACTTTTGCGTTTTAATCCTGACAAGACGAAGCCTGCTGAATCTAAGGTGCGCTTTATTTCCTCATTCAACCGCCAATGGGACCACATCCGTGGCATATTAACTAAACACTGGTCTGTTTTACAAACAGAACCAgtgctgaaagatatgcttcccgaccgacccctcatgacggcacgtcgggGCCGAAGCCTGCGCGACATGttggtccaaagccattatgtggcacaaaagaaaccaccaTTCATGATGGGACGTCCTATCTGTGGATCAtatccatgtggctcatgcattgcgtgtcgtcatgggaacatcctcagggcaacatcctttacttcctcggacggctccaaaacatttgagatccgacaatatatttcttgcagtagcacgggcgtaatttattacgccacgtgtgcctgtgacttaatatatgtcggactcactagtcgtgaattacgggtccggacgagggagcatattAGAGATATCATCGCTGCCAAACAAGCGAAAtctgaggatgttgattcccttaagaccatcccccgccattttaggtTGTATCATGGGTCTGACCCCTCaagttttaaggtgagggggattgaccgtgtgcaccttggactgaggggtggtaacatccataaggcgttggcacgggtggaatgtcgctggatatttctccttgacacagtggtccctcggggattgaatgagaggcagacctttattTCCTATTTATAA